A window of Diospyros lotus cultivar Yz01 chromosome 14, ASM1463336v1, whole genome shotgun sequence contains these coding sequences:
- the LOC127790723 gene encoding S-adenosylmethionine synthase 2 isoform X2 — translation MDSFLFTSESVNEGHPDKLCDQVSDAILDACLEQDPDSKVACETCTKTNMVMVFGEITTKANVDYEKIVRDTCRGIGFTSPDVGLDADHCKVLVNIEQQSPDIAQGVHGHLTKKPEEIGAGDQGHMFGYATDETPELMPLTHVLATQLGAKLTEVRKNKTCPWLRPDGKTQVTVEYRNEGGAMVPVRVHTVLISTQHDETVTKEQIAKDLKEHVIKPVIPAKYLDDNTIFHLNPSGRFVIGGPHGDAGLTGRKIIIDTYGGWGAHGGGAFSGKDPTKVDRSGAYIVRQAAKSVVASGLARRCIVQVSYAIGVPEPLSVFVDTYKTGKIPDKDILALIKENFDFRPGMISINLDLKRGGNFRFQKTAAYGHFGRDDPDFTWETVKILKPKA, via the coding sequence ATGGATTCCTTCCTTTTCACCTCAGAATCTGTCAATGAGGGCCACCCTGACAAGCTCTGTGACCAAGTCTCGGATGCCATCCTGGATGCTTGCCTGGAACAAGATCCAGACAGCAAGGTTGCTTGTGAGACCTGCACAAAAACTAACATGGTCATGGTCTTTGGCGAGATCACAACTAAGGCTAATGTAGATTATGAGAAGATAGTTAGAGATACATGCAGAGGCATTGGGTTCACATCACCTGATGTGGGCCTTGATGCTGATCACTGCAAGGTTCTTGTGAACATTGAACAACAGAGCCCTGACATTGCTCAGGGAGTTCATGGTCATCTAACCAAGAAGCCCGAGGAAATTGGAGCGGGTGACCAGGGACACATGTTTGGCTATGCCACTGATGAAACACCTGAACTTATGCCTCTAACTCATGTCCTTGCGACTCAGCTTGGCGCCAAGCTGACTGAGGTGAGGAAGAACAAGACTTGCCCCTGGCTAAGGCCTGACGGTAAGACCCAGGTGACTGTAGAGTATCGGAATGAAGGTGGAGCCATGGTCCCTGTCAGGGTTCACACTGTTCTTATCTCAACTCAACATGACGAAACTGTCACAAAAGAGCAGATTGCCAAGGATTTGAAAGAGCATGTAATTAAACCTGTCATCCCCGCCAAATATCTAGACGACAATACCATTTTCCACCTCAACCCATCGGGTCGATTTGTCATTGGAGGACCGCACGGGGATGCAGGACTTACTGGCAGGAAGATTATCATCGACACCTATGGTGGTTGGGGTGCTCATGGTGGTGGTGCTTTCTCAGGGAAGGATCCTACCAAGGTGGACAGGAGTGGTGCATATATTGTTAGGCAAGCAGCCAAGAGCGTGGTGGCCTCAGGGCTTGCCCGCCGCTGCATCGTGCAGGTTTCATATGCAATTGGCGTGCCAGAACCATTGTCTGTGTTTGTTGATACCTACAAGACGGGGAAGATTCCTGACAAAGACATACTGGCTCTGATCAAGGAAAACTTTGACTTCAGGCCAGGAATGATTTCAATCAATCTTGACCTCAAGCGAGGAGGCAACTTCAGGTTCCAGAAGACTGCTGCTTATGGACATTTCGGCCGTGACGACCCAGATTTTACTTGGGAGACTGTCAAGATCCTCAAGCCCAAAGCTTGA